In a single window of the Eriocheir sinensis breed Jianghai 21 chromosome 61, ASM2467909v1, whole genome shotgun sequence genome:
- the LOC126985998 gene encoding uncharacterized protein LOC126985998, producing MFSVGKMKLFRQQLMCHHGKETHAGIKKTYTGCKVFMDATIRLVHARSPEDIRSFPCFMKITGQHNHPLDTADVLNQLRVSPCTREMFENYFRQGMAPGQAYRHHLLKMELDEDLYNQAKKSINPSPKSVEYMWSTWKKKEHGGLNTPSMFDAIKTYAEKNPDLIIKIHNEGNQFAVVLVTPFMMRAHKLLQEAGEVVFVDATSCVDQVNTAVIPLLCSGPAGAVPLAVLFTSSQDEATLTKGFGMVKEAIGEDGFFGQGGPQNFMTDNCNAERNALAAIWPNSKQYLCIFHVLQQVWRWLLDSKHGINKNDRQELMSAVKLLLHAESIDRFEDQLEKVQHHPLLQKYPNFKSYLNTLDQRREEWAIAYRAGALLRGHNTNNYCESTMCIIKDNVLNRCKAYNTAQLVMFMAEIFNSFMKQRIVDVALNRRHTKRMNVTKLPLESVVPLGSGLYRVGSETNPGQMYEVDLNIGICTCTKGNTGAVCKHQAVCADSENLTVPQMPMLNSNTSPVGSVGSRAEGRPQ from the exons ATGTTCTCTGTAGGAAAAATGAAATTATTTCGCCAACAACTGATGTGTCACCATGGCAAAGAGACCCACGCGGGCATCAAGAAGACCTACACAGG TTGCAAGGTGTTCATGGATGCTACCATCCGGTTGGTTCATGCAAGATCTCCTGAAGATATAAGAAGTTTTCCATGCTTCATGAAGATTACTGGACAGCATAACCACCCCTTAGATACAGCTGATGTATTAAATCAGCTGAGAGTTTCTCCATGCACCAGAGAGATGTTTGAAAACTATTTCAGACAAG GTATGGCACCTGGACAAGCCTACAGGCACCATTTGCTGAAGATGGAACTCGACGAAGACTTGTACAATCAAGCCAAGAAATCAATAAATCCTTCTCCGAAGTCCGTCGAGTATATGTGGAGtacatggaagaaaaaggaacatgGAGGACTGAATACGCCGTCAATGTTTGATGCCATCAAGACATACGCTGAAAAAAATCCGGACCTCATTATAAAGATACACAATGAAGGGAATCAATTTGCAGTTGTTTTGGTCACCCCATTCATGATGAGGGCACACAAGCTGTTGCAAGAAGCTGGAGAAGTTGTATTTGTTGATGCAACAAGTTGTGTTGATCAGGTCAACACAGCAGTGATACCACTTCTCTGTTCAGGACCAGCTGGGGCTGTACCATTGGCTGTCCTGTTCACCTCATCTCAAGATGAAGCAACACTAACAAAAG GATTTGGTATGGTAAAGGAGGCGATTGGGGAGGATGGATTTTTTGGTCAAGGAGGTCCACAAAATTTCATGACAGACAACTGCAATGCAGAAAGAAATGCATTGGCAGCCATTTGGCCTAATTCAAAACAATACCTCTGCATTTTTCATGTTCTCCAACAAGTATGGCGCTGGCTTCTTGATTCTAAACATGGAATCAATAAGAATGATAGACAAGAATTGATGAGTGCAGTTAAACTACTTCTTCATGCCGAGTCAATTGACAGATTTGAAGATCAACTGGAGAAAGTTCAgcaccatcctcttcttcagaaATATCCCAATTTCAAGAG CTACCTAAACACCTTGGACCAAAGAAGAGAGGAGTGGGCAATTGCCTACAGAGCAGGTGCATTGTTGAGGGGTCACAACACTAATAACTATTGCGAATCAACAATGTGCATCATAAAGGATAATGTCCTTAATAG atgtaaGGCATATAACACTGCACAACTTGTAATGTTTATGGCTGAAATCTTCAACTCCTTTATGAAACAACGGATAGTGGATGTAGCACTCAACAGAAGGCATACGAAGAGAATGAATGTCACCAAACTGCCTTTAGAAAGTGTTGTACCCTTGGGGAGTGGGTTGTACCGAGTGGGAAGTGAAACTAATCCAGGACAAATGTATGAGGTGGATCTAAATATTGGTATTTGCACGTGCACAAAAGGAAATACTGGTGCAGTCTGCAAACACCAAGCTGTATGTGCAGACAGTGAAAATCTAACAGTTCCTCAAATGCCTATGCTGAACAGTAATACCTCACCAGTTGGCAGTGTTGGCTCTAGGGCAGAAGGACGCCCCCAGTGA